One Desulfatiglans anilini DSM 4660 DNA segment encodes these proteins:
- a CDS encoding Tim44 domain-containing protein, with protein MKKRTILCMWIVFIGMYWCLAETADARRMGGGKSFGSRPQYNRAAPSQSSPQRSVDQPSQGQKSTVDQSGRRPGLFGGFGGMLGGMLMGGMIGSLLFGGGHGGGIGILDILIIGGGLFLLFRFLSARRAATASAGVSGAGSGSAAAYEASQPRRVYSERQAAATPVPAGFDEEEFLKGARAAFVRLQSSWDKRDMEDIRQFTSAEVWEEINRQAQEDPEPSTTEIVSLQAEVTKTEEKEGRSVVSVLFNALLREDSNRDAAEDMREIWHFSREEGKPGSFWKLEGIQQVE; from the coding sequence ATGAAAAAGAGGACAATATTGTGCATGTGGATCGTTTTTATCGGAATGTACTGGTGCCTGGCCGAGACGGCTGACGCACGCAGGATGGGAGGCGGAAAATCGTTTGGGAGCCGGCCCCAATACAACAGGGCGGCCCCAAGCCAGTCGAGTCCGCAGCGAAGTGTCGACCAGCCTTCGCAGGGGCAGAAGAGCACGGTCGATCAAAGCGGCCGCCGCCCCGGGCTTTTCGGCGGTTTCGGCGGCATGCTCGGCGGAATGCTCATGGGCGGCATGATCGGTTCCCTGCTCTTTGGAGGGGGGCACGGAGGTGGCATCGGTATCCTGGATATTCTGATCATCGGCGGAGGGCTTTTCCTCCTGTTCCGTTTTCTGAGTGCGCGCAGGGCGGCAACTGCATCTGCGGGGGTGTCGGGGGCGGGGTCCGGGTCGGCCGCCGCCTACGAGGCGTCTCAGCCCAGGCGGGTCTACAGCGAGAGACAGGCGGCTGCAACCCCCGTTCCTGCCGGCTTCGACGAGGAAGAATTCCTGAAAGGCGCCCGGGCGGCTTTCGTGAGGCTGCAGTCTTCGTGGGACAAGCGCGACATGGAAGACATCCGCCAGTTCACTTCGGCGGAGGTTTGGGAGGAGATCAACCGCCAGGCGCAGGAAGATCCTGAACCGAGCACCACGGAGATCGTGAGCCTGCAGGCCGAAGTCACGAAGACGGAGGAGAAAGAGGGGAGGAGCGTCGTGAGCGTTCTTTTCAACGCGCTCCTGAGGGAGGATTCGAACCGGGATGCGGCCGAGGATATGCGCGAGATCTGGCATTTCAGCCGCGAGGAAGGAAAACCCGGCTCCTTTTGGAAACTCGAGGGCATCCAACAGGTGGAATAA
- a CDS encoding NAD-dependent epimerase, translated as MQILVTGAAGFIGFHLSKRLLEMGHDVMGLDNLNVYYDPKLKEERLKLLKSWEGFSFKKLDLADRKGMERLFKAQAFERVINLAAQAGVRYSLENPHAYIESNILGFLNVLEGCRRSAVPQLLFASSSSVYGLNTRMPFSVHDNVDHPISLYAASKKANELMAHTYSYLYNIPAIGLRFFTVYGPWGRPDMALFLFTRAILEGKPIQVFNHGHMKRDFTYIDDIIEGVVRLIETIPAADPLWSGTAPDPGSSPAPYRLYNIGNNQPVALMDFIAAIEAKLGKRAEKTFLPLQPGDVPATYAEIDDLFKTVGFKPQTSIEEGVSRFIDWYKEYYGAGKPKTPKSEG; from the coding sequence ATGCAAATTCTGGTGACGGGGGCGGCCGGCTTCATCGGTTTCCACTTGAGCAAACGCCTGCTCGAGATGGGCCATGATGTCATGGGGCTGGATAATCTGAACGTCTATTACGATCCGAAACTGAAGGAAGAGCGATTGAAGCTCCTGAAGTCCTGGGAGGGCTTCAGCTTCAAGAAGCTCGACCTGGCCGACCGCAAGGGAATGGAGCGCCTTTTCAAGGCCCAGGCCTTCGAGCGGGTGATCAACCTGGCCGCTCAGGCGGGCGTTCGCTACAGCCTCGAAAACCCGCACGCTTACATTGAAAGCAATATTCTGGGATTCCTGAACGTCCTCGAAGGGTGCCGCCGGAGCGCTGTGCCGCAGCTGCTCTTCGCATCGAGCAGCTCCGTCTACGGGCTCAACACCCGCATGCCGTTCTCGGTCCATGACAACGTGGACCATCCCATCAGCCTGTACGCTGCGAGCAAGAAGGCGAACGAGCTGATGGCGCATACCTACAGCTATCTCTACAACATCCCCGCCATCGGCCTTCGATTCTTCACGGTCTACGGGCCCTGGGGGCGCCCCGACATGGCGCTCTTCCTCTTTACCCGCGCCATCCTCGAAGGAAAACCGATCCAAGTCTTCAACCACGGGCATATGAAGCGGGACTTCACCTACATCGACGACATCATAGAAGGCGTGGTGAGGCTGATCGAAACGATCCCAGCTGCGGACCCGCTCTGGTCGGGGACTGCTCCGGACCCGGGTTCGAGCCCCGCACCCTATCGGCTTTACAACATCGGCAACAACCAACCGGTTGCGCTGATGGATTTCATTGCGGCGATCGAGGCCAAGCTCGGCAAGAGGGCCGAGAAAACCTTCCTCCCGCTTCAACCCGGAGACGTGCCGGCTACCTATGCGGAGATCGACGACCTCTTCAAAACCGTGGGCTTCAAACCGCAGACCTCGATCGAGGAAGGCGTCTCCCGCTTCATCGACTGGTACAAAGAATACTACGGCGCCGGCAAACCCAAGACTCCAAAATCGGAAGGATGA
- a CDS encoding ABC transporter ATP-binding protein, with translation MIDGIKKAYHLLDPRSRRQWLWLVPLAFLEGIVESVGAAGVFTLIRVIEQPFMILDLPVLGPAYRYLGWESGKIIILSFTFLVAAYYIGKNFFLIASIYIRSSMTSSAVEKISVRLMKKYLYAPYTLYLERNHAELVDRISQSVDLAVRMTLESAVALVSEILILIGIAVVLIMVSPVMTLLSIGMLAAILGVMLALTHKIFFKIGSRHQKLRQESLSIIDQSLGGIKEIKVMGREFYWEGQFADKQSRIARIRRWHSTLNHLPRAIVETVFICIPLVMVLLSADRLDQIGGGILPLLGLFAYAGFRAIPSFNRLSLNITNMRYSGAEVDLLYRDLRMLDEPPVYPEKGAANVPALRFERELRLEGVSFFYKGHEQPVLEDIDLSVQKGEAIGIAGVTGSGKSTLLDLILGLLEPSRGRITIDGRDVRGCLPEWHRLLGYVPQQIYLMDDTLRRNIAFGVPDDAIDAGRVADCLAAAQLDGFVKRLPQGLDTRLGERGVKISGGEKQRVAIARALYRDPEVLVFDEATSALDGFTEKVVTDALHAFHGRMTMLVVAHRLSALQHCDRALFIQRGRIETVGPVEALLKENAAFRRMVSTGEEV, from the coding sequence GTGATTGACGGCATCAAAAAGGCCTATCATCTGCTCGATCCGCGAAGCCGCCGACAATGGTTGTGGCTGGTGCCGCTCGCATTCCTGGAAGGCATCGTTGAAAGTGTCGGGGCTGCCGGCGTCTTCACGCTGATCCGGGTGATCGAACAGCCTTTCATGATTCTCGACCTCCCTGTCCTGGGGCCTGCGTATCGCTATCTGGGATGGGAAAGCGGCAAGATCATCATTCTTTCCTTCACTTTTTTGGTCGCCGCCTATTACATCGGGAAGAATTTCTTTTTGATTGCTTCCATTTATATTCGTTCGTCCATGACATCTTCTGCGGTTGAAAAAATAAGCGTCAGGCTGATGAAAAAGTATCTGTATGCACCTTATACGCTCTATCTCGAACGAAACCATGCCGAACTTGTCGATAGGATCTCTCAAAGCGTCGATCTCGCAGTGCGTATGACACTCGAGTCTGCTGTCGCATTGGTTTCAGAGATACTTATTCTGATTGGCATAGCCGTTGTTCTCATAATGGTTTCACCTGTGATGACGTTGCTTTCGATAGGAATGCTTGCCGCTATTTTGGGCGTGATGCTCGCACTGACACATAAGATATTTTTTAAGATTGGTTCACGGCATCAAAAGCTTCGTCAGGAATCTCTTTCAATTATCGATCAGAGTCTTGGCGGTATCAAAGAAATCAAGGTAATGGGAAGAGAATTCTACTGGGAAGGACAATTTGCAGACAAACAGAGCAGAATAGCCCGAATCAGACGCTGGCACAGCACCCTCAACCACTTGCCGCGCGCCATCGTCGAGACCGTTTTTATCTGCATTCCGCTGGTGATGGTGCTGCTTTCCGCCGATCGGCTGGACCAGATCGGCGGTGGCATTCTGCCGCTTCTGGGGCTCTTTGCGTATGCCGGGTTCCGTGCGATTCCGTCCTTCAACCGTCTTTCCCTCAACATTACCAACATGCGGTATTCAGGAGCCGAAGTGGATCTCTTATATCGGGATCTCCGGATGCTCGACGAACCTCCGGTCTACCCCGAGAAAGGCGCGGCGAACGTCCCTGCCCTTCGGTTCGAGCGTGAACTCAGGCTCGAAGGCGTTTCATTCTTTTACAAGGGGCATGAGCAGCCGGTCCTCGAGGACATCGATTTGTCGGTGCAAAAGGGTGAGGCGATCGGGATCGCCGGTGTGACCGGCTCGGGGAAGAGCACGCTCCTCGACCTCATCCTCGGTCTGCTCGAGCCCTCCCGCGGGCGAATTACGATCGACGGCCGGGATGTCCGGGGCTGCCTCCCGGAATGGCATCGTCTGCTCGGCTATGTCCCGCAGCAGATTTACCTCATGGATGACACCCTGCGACGGAATATCGCCTTCGGCGTGCCCGACGATGCCATCGACGCGGGGCGTGTAGCGGACTGTCTTGCTGCTGCACAGCTCGACGGGTTTGTAAAAAGGCTGCCTCAGGGGCTTGACACGCGCCTGGGGGAACGGGGGGTCAAGATCTCCGGAGGTGAGAAGCAGAGGGTGGCCATCGCCCGTGCCCTCTATCGTGATCCGGAAGTGCTGGTCTTCGATGAGGCTACATCGGCGCTGGACGGGTTCACCGAAAAGGTTGTGACCGACGCGCTGCATGCGTTTCACGGGCGGATGACGATGCTTGTGGTCGCCCATCGCCTGAGTGCCCTGCAGCACTGCGACCGGGCCCTTTTCATCCAACGCGGAAGGATCGAAACGGTGGGCCCTGTTGAGGCGCTTCTGAAGGAAAACGCCGCGTTCCGGCGGATGGTTTCAACCGGGGAGGAGGTCTGA
- a CDS encoding histidine kinase N-terminal 7TM domain-containing protein: protein MALDLGWYSFTLYSWVLFATTVVALLLFRVLRRRDGAPALHLAWFELSVAAWALPVAFEAAAVTRSLKLFWSIAAYPGTTMAPLFFFLFALAYSRQQKYLTGRNIAVLALPPFATTALAATNPLHGWIWKDIVLQSDSPFAIYVHGGMFWVYIAYAYSLLLAGFLLLLADAFRYPAHYRPQTLLLLLGALFPVIGNAMYVFNINPIPGLDWTPLAFLASGLILAAAVFRLKAFDLLPRARSQIVESLPDGIVVFDAQDRIVDINQTAAGFFAQSPSDLIGRNAAAGIPLWEAVVRAQIGPRKPLVEMPYRVDGDTRWCDAAWKPLISARDKIDGHILILRDITLRKRMEEERNQLICELQEALEKVKTLSGLLPICANCKKIRDDQGYWKNVEDYVHEHHDGVQFSHSICPDCEKKLYPEFSKAQRWSTGADS from the coding sequence ATGGCGCTGGATTTAGGCTGGTATTCTTTCACGCTCTACAGTTGGGTACTGTTTGCGACTACTGTCGTTGCCCTCCTGCTGTTTCGCGTCCTCCGGCGGCGAGATGGAGCGCCCGCACTCCACCTCGCATGGTTCGAGCTCTCAGTGGCCGCGTGGGCGCTTCCCGTCGCTTTCGAAGCCGCGGCCGTAACACGCAGCCTCAAACTCTTCTGGTCTATTGCAGCCTACCCGGGAACGACCATGGCGCCTCTTTTCTTTTTCCTGTTCGCGCTTGCCTACTCCCGTCAGCAAAAATACCTCACCGGACGCAACATCGCCGTCCTGGCCCTTCCACCGTTCGCTACCACCGCGTTAGCGGCGACGAACCCGCTTCATGGGTGGATCTGGAAAGACATCGTCCTTCAATCGGACAGCCCCTTTGCCATCTACGTCCACGGCGGAATGTTTTGGGTATACATCGCTTATGCGTACAGCCTGCTTTTGGCAGGGTTTCTGCTTCTCCTGGCAGATGCCTTCAGGTATCCCGCGCACTACCGGCCGCAAACGCTTCTGTTGCTCCTCGGCGCGCTCTTCCCGGTTATCGGCAACGCCATGTACGTATTCAACATCAACCCGATCCCAGGGCTCGACTGGACCCCTTTGGCGTTTCTGGCATCCGGCCTGATCCTGGCGGCAGCTGTGTTCCGTCTAAAGGCTTTCGACCTCCTTCCAAGGGCCCGCAGCCAGATCGTCGAAAGCCTCCCGGACGGAATTGTCGTGTTCGACGCTCAAGACCGGATCGTCGACATCAACCAAACGGCGGCCGGTTTCTTCGCTCAAAGTCCCTCCGATCTGATCGGCCGAAACGCGGCTGCAGGCATCCCTCTGTGGGAGGCGGTCGTCCGGGCTCAGATCGGTCCCCGAAAACCCCTTGTCGAGATGCCCTATCGGGTCGACGGGGATACCCGTTGGTGCGACGCCGCCTGGAAGCCCCTTATATCGGCGCGGGATAAAATCGATGGTCATATTCTGATATTGCGGGACATCACCCTTCGCAAGCGGATGGAGGAAGAGCGGAACCAGCTCATCTGCGAACTGCAGGAGGCCCTCGAAAAGGTGAAGACTTTGAGCGGGCTCCTACCCATCTGCGCGAACTGCAAAAAGATCAGGGATGACCAGGGGTATTGGAAAAACGTCGAGGACTACGTGCACGAACATCATGACGGGGTCCAGTTCAGCCACAGCATCTGTCCGGATTGCGAGAAAAAGCTCTATCCCGAGTTTTCCAAAGCGCAACGATGGTCGACCGGTGCCGATTCCTAG
- a CDS encoding glutamine--tRNA ligase/YqeY domain fusion protein → MTTEPTAQGQDFIRRMINEHNRNGRFEGRVHTRFPPEPNGYLHIGHAKSICLNFGIAAEYGGLCNLRFDDTNPTKEETEYVASIQEDVRWLGFDWGDRKFYASDYFEALFDYAVALIRKGKAYVDSRSAEEIRGTRGTLTEPGTDSPYRERTAEENLDLFTRMRAGDFPDGSHVLRAKIDMASPNINLRDPVIYRILHAPHHRTGNSWCIYPMYDFAHCLCDSIERITHSICTLEFEDHRPLYDWFLEQLEAYHPQQIEFARLNLTYTVMSKRKLLKLVQEGVVDGWSDPRMPTISGLRRRGYTPESIRAFCERIGVAKRDSTVDIALLEHCLREDLNLRAARVMGVLDPLKVVIENYPEDRVEELEAVNNPEDPAAGTRLVPFSRELYIERDDFREEPPRKYFRLAPGREVRLRYGYFITCTDCVKDEKGEIREIRCTYDPQTRGGAAPDGRKVKGTIHWISARHAVPAEVRLYEHLFTAPDPEEAKEEGGFMDRLNSRSLTVLPSCLVEPSLAAAAKEGRYQFERQGYFCLDAQDSRPDRLVFNRTVTLRDSWAKMEKKA, encoded by the coding sequence ATGACCACGGAGCCGACTGCTCAGGGGCAGGACTTCATTCGCCGCATGATCAACGAGCACAACAGGAACGGCCGATTCGAGGGCCGTGTCCATACGCGCTTTCCGCCCGAGCCGAACGGGTATCTGCACATCGGACACGCCAAGTCCATCTGCCTCAATTTCGGGATTGCCGCCGAGTACGGCGGCCTGTGCAACCTGCGCTTCGATGACACCAACCCGACCAAGGAAGAGACCGAGTACGTGGCATCGATCCAGGAGGATGTGCGGTGGCTGGGCTTCGACTGGGGCGACCGGAAATTCTATGCGTCGGACTATTTCGAGGCCCTGTTCGACTACGCGGTGGCGCTCATCCGAAAAGGAAAAGCTTACGTGGACAGCCGGAGCGCGGAGGAGATCCGCGGCACCCGCGGGACCTTGACCGAGCCGGGCACGGACAGCCCTTACCGGGAGCGGACGGCCGAGGAGAACCTGGACTTGTTCACGCGCATGCGTGCGGGGGACTTTCCGGATGGAAGCCATGTGCTCCGGGCCAAGATCGACATGGCATCACCCAACATCAACCTGCGCGACCCGGTCATTTACCGCATCCTCCATGCGCCTCACCATCGGACCGGGAATAGTTGGTGCATCTATCCCATGTACGATTTCGCCCACTGCCTCTGTGATTCGATCGAGCGGATCACGCACTCGATCTGCACGCTGGAGTTCGAGGATCACCGCCCGCTCTACGACTGGTTCCTGGAGCAATTGGAGGCTTACCACCCGCAGCAGATCGAGTTCGCCCGGCTGAATCTGACCTATACGGTGATGAGCAAGCGGAAGCTTCTCAAACTGGTGCAGGAAGGGGTGGTGGACGGTTGGAGCGATCCCCGCATGCCGACGATCTCGGGGCTGCGCCGACGCGGCTACACACCGGAGTCCATCCGCGCCTTCTGCGAGCGGATCGGGGTTGCCAAGCGCGACAGCACGGTGGATATCGCCCTGCTCGAGCATTGCCTCCGGGAAGATCTCAACCTCAGGGCAGCCCGCGTCATGGGAGTTCTGGACCCGCTCAAGGTGGTGATCGAAAACTATCCGGAGGATCGGGTCGAGGAGCTCGAGGCCGTCAACAACCCGGAGGACCCTGCAGCGGGGACCCGGCTGGTGCCTTTTTCGCGGGAGCTGTACATCGAACGGGACGACTTCCGCGAGGAGCCTCCGCGCAAGTATTTCCGGCTCGCTCCCGGGCGGGAGGTGCGCCTGCGCTACGGCTATTTTATTACCTGCACGGACTGCGTGAAGGACGAAAAGGGCGAGATCCGGGAAATCCGCTGCACCTATGACCCCCAAACCCGGGGGGGCGCGGCACCCGACGGGCGGAAGGTGAAAGGCACCATCCATTGGATTTCGGCCCGCCACGCCGTACCGGCAGAGGTCCGGCTCTACGAACACCTTTTTACCGCTCCGGACCCGGAGGAGGCGAAGGAGGAGGGCGGTTTCATGGACCGTCTCAACTCCCGCTCCCTCACGGTGCTTCCCTCGTGCCTGGTGGAACCGAGCCTCGCCGCGGCCGCCAAGGAAGGGCGTTACCAGTTCGAGCGGCAAGGGTATTTCTGCCTCGACGCTCAGGATTCCCGGCCCGACAGGCTGGTGTTCAACCGGACGGTTACCCTGCGCGACAGCTGGGCCAAGATGGAAAAGAAGGCGTAA
- a CDS encoding nucleotide sugar dehydrogenase, which produces MEEIAFSVCPAGERFPLPGPEEYEREASRLRECAALEREKGRQIVVVMGVGFVGAVMAGVVADSVDPETGEPCFFVIGMQRPSPRSYWKIPYLNRGVAPVEAEDPEVAPLIERCVKEKKTLTATFSYEALSLADIVVVDVQCDYRKEALGEVRQGYAEIAALEDSLRVIGQQITPECLVLIETTVPPGTTEYIAYPIIKKAFERRGLRDQEPLLAHSFERVMPGREYVASIRDFWRVCSGINEAARQGVEQFLRRVINVDRFPLTVLDRPIESETCKIVENAYRATTLAFLNEWSLFAERNGVDLTKVIQAIKVRPTHSNIIFPGPGIGGYCLPKDGGLGVWAYHTLMGFEDDIFKLTPLAIDINDTRALHVARITRDALRNMGRIVAASKIALLGASYREDVGDTRYSGSEMVVRKLTEMGAELSVHDPYVKHWWELEKQETYPAPGQSWSRFFRNQERLTETRVHEDLQGVLDGADAVIFAVRHKAYLHLDPDRVVEMIGRPAAVIDCFGILDDVAIRRYFELGCEVKGLGRGHVKRIKDAVRNRPAS; this is translated from the coding sequence ATGGAAGAAATCGCCTTTTCTGTGTGTCCGGCAGGAGAGAGGTTCCCGCTGCCCGGCCCGGAAGAGTATGAGCGCGAGGCTTCGCGCCTGCGGGAGTGCGCCGCCCTTGAACGTGAGAAAGGCCGGCAGATCGTCGTGGTGATGGGGGTTGGCTTCGTCGGGGCGGTCATGGCCGGCGTGGTAGCGGACTCGGTGGATCCCGAAACCGGGGAGCCGTGTTTTTTCGTGATCGGGATGCAGCGTCCATCGCCCAGGAGCTACTGGAAGATCCCTTACCTCAACCGGGGGGTGGCGCCGGTCGAGGCCGAAGACCCGGAGGTCGCGCCGCTGATCGAGCGATGCGTCAAAGAAAAGAAGACGTTGACCGCGACCTTCAGCTATGAGGCGCTGAGCCTTGCCGACATCGTGGTGGTCGATGTGCAGTGCGATTACCGCAAGGAGGCCCTCGGCGAGGTGCGTCAGGGGTATGCCGAGATCGCCGCCCTGGAGGACAGCCTGAGGGTGATCGGGCAGCAGATCACGCCCGAGTGCCTGGTTCTGATCGAGACGACCGTGCCGCCGGGGACCACGGAATACATCGCCTATCCCATCATCAAGAAGGCCTTCGAGAGGCGCGGCTTGAGGGATCAGGAGCCGCTTCTCGCCCATTCGTTCGAGCGGGTCATGCCCGGAAGGGAATATGTCGCTTCGATCCGGGATTTCTGGCGGGTGTGCAGCGGCATCAACGAAGCGGCCCGGCAAGGGGTCGAACAGTTCCTCCGGCGCGTCATCAACGTCGATCGTTTCCCGTTGACGGTCCTCGACCGCCCGATCGAGAGCGAGACCTGCAAGATCGTCGAGAACGCCTATCGAGCCACGACTCTCGCCTTCCTGAACGAGTGGAGCCTCTTTGCCGAGCGCAACGGCGTCGACCTGACCAAGGTGATCCAGGCGATCAAGGTGCGTCCGACCCATTCCAACATCATCTTTCCCGGCCCCGGGATCGGCGGGTACTGTCTGCCGAAGGACGGCGGCCTCGGTGTGTGGGCTTACCACACCCTGATGGGGTTCGAGGACGACATCTTCAAGCTCACTCCGCTCGCGATAGACATCAACGACACCCGTGCACTCCATGTGGCCCGGATCACCCGCGACGCGCTGAGGAACATGGGGCGCATCGTAGCCGCCTCCAAGATCGCGCTGCTCGGGGCATCCTATCGAGAGGACGTGGGCGACACCCGCTACAGCGGCTCCGAGATGGTGGTGCGCAAGTTGACGGAGATGGGCGCCGAGTTGAGCGTACATGACCCTTATGTCAAGCACTGGTGGGAGTTGGAGAAGCAGGAGACTTACCCGGCGCCGGGGCAGTCCTGGTCGCGCTTTTTCCGGAACCAGGAGCGTTTGACCGAGACCCGTGTGCACGAGGACCTGCAGGGGGTGCTGGACGGGGCCGACGCCGTCATTTTTGCCGTCCGCCACAAGGCCTATCTGCATCTGGACCCCGATCGCGTGGTCGAGATGATCGGCCGCCCTGCGGCGGTCATCGACTGCTTCGGCATCCTCGATGACGTCGCCATCCGCCGTTATTTCGAACTTGGATGCGAGGTGAAGGGGCTTGGGAGGGGGCACGTCAAACGCATAAAGGATGCGGTCAGGAACAGGCCTGCATCCTGA
- a CDS encoding GDP-L-fucose synthase family protein, translating into MVKSARIFVAGHRGMVGSAILRRLRSEDYTNIVTRTHADLDLLDQQAVRAFFTSERIDQVVLAAARVGGIWANNAYPAEFIYQNLMIETNVIHEAWRAGVERLLFLGSSCIYPKFASQPMQESCLLTGPLEPTNEPYAIAKIAGIKLCESYNRQYGTRFRSVMPTNLYGPHDNYDLRTSHVLPALIRKCHLAKLASNEDWEGIQRDEALHGPIPEDVRESLGFGEAGGRKPRLLLWGTGGAYREFLHVDDMASASAFVMSLDDDLYSRFTEPMLSHINVGSGEDLTIAELAKMTADVVGYRGEIVWDASKPDGTPRKLLDVSRLRSMGWRPRIGLKEGIEATYRGYCEAALASRPEAV; encoded by the coding sequence ATGGTGAAATCGGCACGTATCTTTGTGGCAGGGCATCGGGGGATGGTCGGATCGGCGATCCTGCGCAGGCTCCGCTCCGAAGACTACACGAATATCGTCACCCGGACCCATGCAGATCTGGATTTGCTTGACCAGCAGGCGGTGCGGGCCTTTTTCACCTCCGAACGGATCGATCAGGTGGTGCTGGCAGCAGCGCGCGTCGGCGGGATCTGGGCCAACAACGCCTATCCGGCCGAGTTTATCTACCAGAACCTGATGATCGAGACCAACGTCATCCACGAGGCTTGGCGCGCCGGCGTCGAAAGGCTGCTCTTCCTCGGCAGTTCCTGCATCTACCCGAAGTTCGCCTCTCAGCCCATGCAGGAGTCCTGTCTGCTGACGGGGCCCCTCGAACCGACGAATGAACCGTATGCCATCGCGAAGATCGCGGGCATCAAACTATGCGAGTCCTACAACCGGCAATACGGCACCAGGTTCCGCTCGGTCATGCCCACCAACCTGTACGGGCCCCACGACAATTATGACCTCCGAACCTCGCATGTGCTCCCTGCGCTCATCCGGAAGTGCCATCTCGCGAAGCTTGCATCGAACGAGGACTGGGAGGGGATCCAAAGGGACGAGGCCCTGCACGGCCCGATTCCGGAAGACGTCCGTGAGAGCCTCGGCTTCGGAGAGGCCGGCGGCCGCAAGCCGCGCCTCCTCCTCTGGGGCACCGGCGGCGCCTACCGGGAGTTCCTGCATGTAGACGATATGGCTTCGGCGTCCGCCTTTGTCATGTCGCTCGATGACGATCTTTACAGCCGCTTCACCGAACCGATGCTTTCGCACATCAACGTGGGGTCCGGAGAAGATCTGACGATCGCTGAACTGGCGAAAATGACGGCCGATGTGGTTGGCTACCGGGGAGAGATCGTATGGGACGCATCGAAACCCGACGGGACCCCGCGAAAACTACTCGATGTGTCGCGTCTTCGATCCATGGGTTGGCGGCCCCGCATCGGCTTGAAAGAGGGCATCGAAGCAACCTACCGTGGTTATTGCGAGGCCGCCCTGGCCTCTCGACCTGAAGCGGTCTGA
- a CDS encoding glycosyltransferase family 4 protein, with amino-acid sequence MQDILVNTAGVTDTSRDFRGEGMARRGRLRILFLSHRLPYPPLSGGAIKRWKVAEYLAGNYDLSIAVLCAPEDLPHREAFLRLVNPVHFSATLIHRPRSALNLFRSWLRGLPLAVYRNDASVFRAEVEKASDSVDVLYLDSLLVLPALPEAFRGKIVLHAHNAEYIIWKRYAAREKNPVRRAAVLLEAGRMRRYEALACRRADRILAAPNDQVFLRRLGANPAKWVDTSHLGDETLLDLPDIAFRDTEPALLHVGSLDWEPNLDGLVFFLREVWDGLKERHPQLRFYILGRGGGRRLREAARGRPGVLMPGFVPDLEPYHRRCRLFVAPVRFGGGMKVKIINAMYRGIPVLTTPVGAEGLEVIDRRHLSISSDAAKMRRDADHLLKDAGAWERMRDASRRHARERFDWGGVYGSLRSAIEQ; translated from the coding sequence ATGCAGGACATTCTTGTTAACACGGCAGGCGTGACGGACACGAGCCGCGATTTCCGGGGAGAAGGGATGGCGCGACGCGGAAGGCTGCGGATCCTTTTCTTGTCCCACCGGCTGCCCTACCCGCCGTTGAGCGGCGGGGCGATCAAACGCTGGAAGGTAGCCGAATATCTTGCCGGGAACTACGATCTTTCCATCGCAGTGCTCTGTGCACCGGAGGATCTGCCGCACAGGGAGGCTTTTCTGCGCCTCGTAAACCCTGTTCACTTTTCCGCTACGCTCATCCACCGCCCGCGGAGCGCGCTGAATCTCTTCCGCAGTTGGTTGAGAGGACTGCCGCTTGCCGTTTACCGCAACGATGCTTCCGTTTTCAGGGCGGAGGTCGAGAAGGCGTCGGACTCTGTCGACGTCCTATACCTGGATTCGCTTCTTGTCCTGCCTGCCCTGCCTGAGGCGTTCCGGGGGAAAATCGTTCTGCATGCCCACAATGCCGAATATATCATCTGGAAACGCTATGCCGCGAGGGAGAAAAACCCGGTCCGCAGGGCGGCGGTGCTGCTGGAAGCAGGCCGCATGCGGCGCTACGAGGCCCTCGCCTGCCGGAGAGCCGATCGGATCCTGGCCGCCCCGAACGACCAGGTTTTCCTGCGCCGACTCGGGGCGAATCCGGCGAAATGGGTGGACACATCCCACTTGGGGGATGAAACGCTGCTGGACCTGCCCGACATCGCTTTCCGGGACACGGAACCAGCCCTCCTGCACGTGGGCTCCCTCGATTGGGAGCCCAATCTGGACGGCCTGGTCTTTTTTTTGAGAGAGGTGTGGGACGGGCTGAAGGAGAGACATCCCCAACTGCGCTTTTATATCCTCGGGCGAGGCGGAGGGAGGCGCCTGCGTGAAGCGGCCCGCGGCCGGCCGGGGGTCCTGATGCCCGGATTCGTGCCGGATCTGGAGCCGTACCATCGGCGTTGCAGGCTCTTCGTCGCTCCCGTGCGCTTCGGCGGTGGGATGAAAGTCAAGATCATCAATGCGATGTACCGCGGCATTCCGGTACTGACGACTCCGGTGGGTGCTGAAGGCCTCGAGGTGATCGATAGGCGGCATCTCTCGATTTCGAGCGATGCGGCGAAAATGCGCAGGGATGCCGACCACCTCCTGAAGGACGCCGGTGCTTGGGAGCGCATGCGGGACGCATCGCGCCGGCATGCGCGCGAGCGTTTCGACTGGGGCGGGGTTTATGGATCGCTTCGCTCTGCAATCGAACAGTGA